From Roseisolibacter agri, a single genomic window includes:
- the truA gene encoding tRNA pseudouridine(38-40) synthase TruA — MPDRTLQLVLHYDGARFAGWQRQRDARTVQGELEAVLARLCGAPVAVLGAGRTDAGVHARGQAAGVRVDGKWTAERLRRAMNALLPDDVWVAAAHEMQPAFHARFDATARRYAYHVGTDDAAHSPFRRSHEWAVDRPLDRALLDAAAALLLGEHTFRGFAVKGTAPPDDHHRCIVHEARWREREGGLAFEVEANRFLHHMVRFLVGTMIDIGLGKRPPEDLPRLLAAGDNSEVSPPAPARALFLDAVRYPAHLYLTRA; from the coding sequence ATGCCCGACCGAACGTTGCAGCTCGTGTTGCACTACGACGGCGCCCGGTTCGCCGGGTGGCAGCGGCAACGCGACGCGCGCACCGTCCAGGGGGAGCTGGAGGCGGTCCTCGCGCGCCTCTGCGGCGCCCCGGTCGCCGTGCTCGGCGCCGGTCGGACCGACGCGGGCGTCCACGCGCGCGGGCAGGCCGCCGGAGTGCGCGTGGACGGGAAGTGGACGGCGGAGCGCCTCCGCCGCGCGATGAACGCGCTCCTGCCCGACGACGTCTGGGTCGCGGCCGCGCACGAGATGCAGCCGGCCTTCCACGCCCGCTTCGACGCCACCGCGCGGCGCTACGCCTACCACGTGGGCACCGACGACGCGGCGCACTCGCCCTTCCGCCGCAGCCACGAGTGGGCGGTCGACCGGCCGCTGGACCGCGCGCTGCTGGATGCCGCCGCGGCACTTCTGCTGGGTGAGCACACCTTCCGCGGCTTCGCCGTGAAGGGGACCGCGCCGCCGGACGACCACCATCGCTGCATCGTGCACGAGGCGCGCTGGCGCGAGCGCGAGGGCGGCCTCGCCTTCGAGGTCGAGGCGAACCGGTTCCTCCACCACATGGTGCGCTTCCTCGTGGGCACGATGATCGACATCGGGCTCGGGAAGCGGCCGCCGGAGGACCTCCCCCGCTTGCTCGCGGCAGGCGACAACAGCGAGGTTTCACCGCCGGCCCCGGCGCGCGCGCTCTTCCTGGACGCGGTGCGCTACCCCGCACACCTCTATCTCACGCGCGCATGA